The following are encoded in a window of Brevibacillus ruminantium genomic DNA:
- a CDS encoding alanyl-tRNA editing protein — protein sequence MTKRLFLEDSYIRELTVNVCEIMGEKIVLDQTIFYPTGGGQECDTGMLIQDGQAFEVYQVKKEGETIVHYVKGAENVRTGSILAKIDWSRRYGLMRHHSLLHVLGAVVYEKYGALCTGNQIYSERARIDFNQLQDLTGADVSEIVEKANQIIAEDHPITYRTVSREEAEAIPGMIKTMISLLPPSVTELRLVTIDKVDEQACGGTHVNRTKEIGTLEIADIKSKGKNNKRLEVRAIPPSAGENR from the coding sequence ATGACAAAGCGTTTATTTTTGGAGGACAGCTACATCCGGGAATTGACTGTGAACGTTTGTGAAATCATGGGAGAGAAGATCGTGCTGGATCAAACGATTTTTTATCCGACGGGCGGGGGCCAGGAGTGCGATACTGGCATGCTGATTCAAGACGGACAAGCATTTGAGGTCTACCAGGTGAAAAAAGAAGGGGAGACCATCGTTCATTATGTAAAAGGAGCGGAAAATGTGCGGACAGGCTCCATACTGGCAAAAATCGATTGGTCGCGCCGATACGGTCTCATGCGGCACCATAGCCTGCTGCATGTCCTGGGGGCTGTCGTGTATGAAAAATACGGGGCGCTGTGTACCGGCAATCAGATTTATTCGGAGCGTGCCCGCATCGATTTTAACCAATTGCAGGACCTGACAGGAGCGGATGTCAGTGAGATTGTCGAGAAAGCCAATCAAATTATTGCAGAAGATCACCCGATTACTTACCGGACTGTCAGCAGAGAGGAGGCAGAAGCGATTCCCGGCATGATCAAAACGATGATCAGTCTGCTGCCTCCATCTGTCACGGAGTTACGGCTTGTGACCATTGACAAGGTTGACGAACAGGCATGCGGGGGAACACACGTGAATCGCACCAAGGAAATCGGCACATTAGAGATCGCAGATATCAAGAGCAAGGGAAAGAACAATAAACGGCTCGAAGTTCGGGCAATTCCTCCAAGTGCGGGTGAAAACCGATGA
- a CDS encoding TrmB family transcriptional regulator produces the protein MEDIYKELQKLNFSLYECKAYVGLLQGSPVTGYELSKRTGVPRSMIYEVLGKLLDKGAVHTVPSDPVRYAPVPAKELMGRLRKDIEETFDFLEEALGSMGQPENMDVILHIRGSRPVLNEMLGVMERSERECWLSVWEQQHEVLQPCVQALAGRGVSVYSILFGSEEKRLGNTFHHNYMSPKVVEERMGGRLSIAARDREEVVIAHFSEGGMAWAVKTADPALVQVAVEYIRHDIMIEELTREFGPEKLEKLWRGNRILSEVVTGKRFSE, from the coding sequence ATGGAGGACATATACAAAGAGCTGCAAAAACTGAATTTTTCCTTGTACGAATGCAAGGCCTACGTAGGCTTGCTGCAAGGCTCTCCGGTGACGGGCTATGAATTAAGCAAGCGCACGGGCGTTCCTCGCTCCATGATTTACGAAGTGCTCGGCAAACTGCTGGATAAAGGGGCGGTCCACACGGTTCCTTCCGACCCGGTGAGGTATGCACCGGTGCCGGCCAAGGAACTGATGGGGCGATTGCGCAAGGACATTGAGGAAACCTTTGATTTTCTCGAAGAAGCGCTCGGTTCTATGGGCCAGCCGGAAAACATGGATGTGATCTTGCATATTCGCGGATCGCGGCCTGTCTTGAACGAAATGCTGGGAGTCATGGAGCGAAGCGAACGGGAGTGCTGGCTCTCTGTATGGGAGCAGCAACATGAGGTTTTGCAGCCCTGCGTGCAGGCCCTGGCGGGGAGAGGTGTTTCTGTTTACTCGATTCTGTTTGGCAGTGAGGAGAAGCGCTTGGGCAACACCTTTCATCATAATTACATGTCGCCAAAGGTCGTTGAAGAGCGCATGGGGGGACGCCTGAGTATAGCAGCGCGGGACAGGGAAGAGGTAGTGATCGCCCACTTTTCCGAAGGCGGCATGGCTTGGGCAGTGAAAACCGCCGACCCGGCGCTTGTACAGGTGGCTGTGGAATACATACGGCATGACATCATGATCGAGGAACTGACACGTGAATTTGGCCCGGAAAAACTGGAAAAGCTCTGGCGCGGTAATCGAATTTTGTCCGAAGTCGTAACAGGAAAGCGGTTCAGCGAATAG
- a CDS encoding peptidylprolyl isomerase, whose amino-acid sequence MSKYATIDLENGGSIKIELFDKEAPGTVANFEKLINEGFYNGLTFHRVIPGFVAQGGCPYGSGTGGPGYTIKCETANNPHKHVRGALSMAHAGKDTGGSQFFICYDAFPHLDGVHTVFGQVVEGMENVDKIKQGDKMKEVAISE is encoded by the coding sequence ATGAGCAAATACGCGACCATCGATTTGGAAAATGGCGGTTCGATCAAAATTGAACTGTTTGACAAGGAAGCACCGGGTACTGTAGCCAACTTTGAAAAACTGATTAACGAAGGCTTTTACAACGGATTGACCTTTCACCGCGTCATCCCCGGATTTGTAGCCCAAGGCGGCTGCCCGTACGGCAGTGGAACAGGCGGTCCTGGCTATACCATCAAATGTGAAACGGCTAACAACCCGCACAAGCACGTTCGCGGTGCCCTGTCGATGGCGCACGCAGGAAAAGATACCGGCGGCAGCCAGTTCTTTATTTGCTACGATGCATTCCCGCATCTGGACGGCGTTCACACTGTTTTTGGACAGGTCGTAGAAGGCATGGAAAATGTGGACAAAATCAAGCAAGGCGACAAAATGAAGGAAGTTGCCATTTCGGAGTAA
- a CDS encoding GGDEF domain-containing protein, with the protein MWSKLTKRLRRFSIFSLDRRSTITSLIGQEVRVGKTVVLFYVDIVKMTDIENRYGDLIAKRVLHIFERILPGVCRDVLEIKGQVLAIQKMWGDDFAIYVSFPQGSHEEECRLLSISVQQQVEAQLNRQISFVNRGDLHIHIGYAIFHGQDVVKEMYTSVKHAVHMAKYGITSEKYTFVTQYHRLLQQEEIQMRFMPIVDLRDGMPLGWEALARGPEKTPFYSPASLFAYAEETDTVFRLEQICRKRALEHLRYLKPQQKLFINLDPRAIDDPYLLRGDLLKLLESTKLNPHNIVLEITERHAITNYSVFRKIIEEYRKKGYLLAVDDAGAGYSSLESITEIYPDFIKMDMSLIRNIDVDPIKQALLETIVQFAEKVKCKIIAEGIETERELETLMALGVTYGQGYYLGPPAKGMVHISGKAMNFLRGIREQKMKKDREPRVFAPVITDVLTKTICVEKQAKVRQVHQIFEQNQRIESVVVLEAGKPIGLIMRFQLYQVLGGQYGIALYYERPISQIMNTNPLTAKKDDQIDEVAKRAMARDSYHLYDVVLITGDEGEYIGIITVQSLLDKMASIKLEMAALANPLTGLPGNIQIERELHARLKREEQQVVIYCDLDRFKWFNDRYGFEVGDQIIVRTAALLKEAVQLYGGTADFLGHIGGDDFIVITTPHFADTMTTYIIHVFSSYFYDIYHKRNIKDGNDLSMSMAGVLLSPGRFASVEDLAEQAASLKQVAKNMPGTVFVSDRMDERILAADM; encoded by the coding sequence ATGTGGTCGAAATTGACGAAGAGGCTCCGACGATTTTCCATCTTTTCATTGGATCGGCGCAGTACTATCACGTCCCTGATCGGGCAAGAGGTTCGGGTGGGAAAGACGGTGGTCTTGTTCTACGTAGATATCGTGAAAATGACAGATATCGAAAATCGATATGGAGATCTGATCGCGAAGAGAGTGCTGCATATTTTCGAACGGATTTTGCCGGGTGTATGCAGAGATGTACTGGAAATCAAAGGCCAGGTACTGGCGATACAAAAAATGTGGGGCGATGATTTTGCCATCTACGTCTCGTTTCCGCAAGGTTCTCACGAGGAAGAGTGCCGTTTGCTTTCGATCAGTGTGCAACAGCAGGTGGAAGCGCAGCTTAACCGCCAAATCAGCTTTGTCAACCGAGGGGATCTGCACATTCATATCGGGTATGCGATTTTTCACGGTCAAGATGTCGTAAAAGAGATGTATACTTCCGTCAAGCACGCGGTTCATATGGCGAAATACGGGATTACCTCAGAAAAATATACCTTTGTCACACAGTATCACCGGCTGTTGCAGCAAGAAGAGATTCAGATGCGGTTTATGCCCATCGTCGATTTGCGTGACGGAATGCCGCTGGGATGGGAAGCCCTTGCCAGAGGACCGGAGAAAACGCCGTTCTATTCTCCCGCTTCGTTATTTGCCTATGCAGAAGAAACAGATACGGTATTTCGTCTGGAACAAATATGCAGGAAGCGGGCGCTGGAACACCTCCGCTATCTCAAGCCGCAGCAAAAACTGTTTATCAACCTGGACCCGAGAGCGATCGACGACCCGTATTTGCTGCGCGGAGATTTACTTAAGCTGCTCGAAAGTACAAAACTGAATCCCCATAATATCGTACTAGAGATTACCGAGCGGCATGCCATCACCAATTACAGCGTCTTTCGAAAAATAATTGAGGAATACCGGAAAAAGGGATACCTGTTGGCAGTCGATGATGCAGGCGCCGGTTATTCCAGTCTGGAGTCCATTACTGAGATTTACCCGGATTTTATCAAGATGGATATGTCACTGATCCGCAACATTGATGTCGATCCGATCAAACAGGCTCTGCTGGAGACGATTGTGCAATTTGCTGAAAAAGTGAAGTGTAAAATCATCGCCGAAGGCATCGAAACAGAGCGTGAGTTGGAAACCTTGATGGCACTGGGGGTAACCTATGGACAGGGGTACTACCTCGGGCCGCCGGCAAAGGGAATGGTCCATATTTCTGGAAAAGCGATGAATTTTCTTCGTGGTATTCGCGAGCAGAAAATGAAAAAGGACCGGGAGCCCCGCGTTTTTGCGCCTGTGATCACAGACGTGTTGACCAAGACGATTTGCGTGGAAAAGCAGGCCAAGGTGCGCCAGGTCCACCAGATTTTTGAACAAAATCAACGCATCGAAAGCGTCGTGGTTCTGGAGGCAGGAAAACCGATCGGGCTGATCATGCGATTTCAGCTCTATCAGGTATTGGGGGGACAATACGGGATTGCCCTCTACTATGAGCGGCCGATCTCGCAGATCATGAATACCAATCCGCTGACGGCCAAAAAAGATGACCAGATCGACGAAGTAGCGAAACGGGCGATGGCTCGTGATTCCTATCATCTCTATGATGTCGTGCTGATCACCGGAGACGAAGGTGAATATATCGGCATTATCACCGTTCAAAGCTTGCTGGATAAGATGGCTTCCATCAAGCTGGAGATGGCAGCTCTGGCCAATCCACTCACCGGACTGCCGGGAAATATTCAGATCGAACGAGAACTGCACGCCCGCCTCAAGCGGGAGGAACAGCAGGTCGTGATCTATTGTGACCTGGATCGGTTTAAATGGTTTAATGATCGCTATGGTTTTGAGGTAGGGGATCAAATCATCGTACGGACGGCCGCACTTTTAAAGGAAGCGGTGCAGCTTTATGGAGGAACTGCCGACTTTTTGGGCCATATTGGTGGCGACGATTTTATTGTCATCACGACCCCGCATTTTGCGGATACCATGACAACCTACATCATCCATGTTTTTTCTTCCTATTTCTACGATATCTATCACAAGCGCAACATCAAAGACGGCAACGACCTGTCCATGTCGATGGCTGGCGTGCTGCTTTCGCCGGGCCGCTTTGCCAGTGTGGAGGATCTAGCGGAACAGGCCGCTTCTCTTAAGCAAGTCGCAAAAAACATGCCCGGAACCGTGTTTGTCTCCGACAGAATGGATGAACGAATCCTAGCGGCGGACATGTAA
- the lysA gene encoding diaminopimelate decarboxylase: MYLHGTSRVNEHGHLEIGGCDTTQLAAEYGTPLYVYDEALIRSKCRAFVNAFRTSGFSFQVAYASKAFCTMAMCKLVEEEGLSLDVVSGGELYTALQAGFPAERIHFHGNNKSVEEITMALDAKIGCFVVDNFYELSLLADIGEQRMEKVAVLLRVTPGVEAHTHEYISTGQQDSKFGFDVMSGQALAAIQQAYESNWLHLLGIHSHIGSQIFEADGFLIAIGRLAGLLDEAREKSGFVPQVLNVGGGFGIRYVEGDTPMPPEYYVEAITKAVREEFTTRQLPLPELWIEPGRSIVGDAGTTLYQIGSHKEIPQLRKYVAVNGGMTDNLRPALYQAQYEAAIANRMNEQNAETVSIAGKCCESGDMLIHDIALPVAKAGDILAVSSTGAYGYAMSNNYNRIPRPAVVFVHEGNAELVVKRETYADIVNHDLLPAGSKVTK; this comes from the coding sequence ATGTATTTACACGGAACAAGTCGAGTCAACGAACACGGACATTTGGAAATCGGCGGCTGCGATACAACACAACTGGCCGCAGAGTACGGCACGCCTTTGTATGTCTATGATGAAGCGCTGATCCGCAGCAAATGCCGGGCATTTGTCAATGCTTTTCGGACATCCGGTTTTTCTTTTCAGGTGGCTTACGCAAGCAAAGCCTTCTGTACGATGGCGATGTGCAAGCTGGTAGAAGAAGAAGGCTTGTCGCTGGACGTCGTCTCAGGGGGAGAATTGTACACGGCGTTGCAAGCCGGCTTTCCGGCTGAACGCATCCATTTTCACGGAAACAACAAATCTGTAGAAGAAATCACGATGGCCCTTGACGCGAAGATTGGCTGCTTTGTCGTCGATAACTTCTATGAACTTTCTCTCCTTGCAGACATCGGAGAGCAAAGGATGGAAAAGGTAGCCGTGCTGTTACGGGTGACACCTGGTGTGGAAGCCCATACACATGAATATATCTCAACCGGCCAGCAAGACTCCAAATTCGGCTTTGACGTCATGAGCGGGCAGGCACTTGCAGCCATCCAACAGGCTTATGAAAGCAACTGGCTGCATCTGCTGGGGATTCACAGCCATATCGGCTCGCAAATTTTTGAAGCAGACGGTTTTCTGATTGCGATTGGCCGTTTGGCGGGATTGCTGGATGAGGCCAGGGAAAAAAGCGGATTTGTACCGCAGGTGTTGAATGTTGGCGGCGGTTTTGGAATCCGTTATGTCGAAGGGGACACCCCAATGCCTCCCGAGTATTATGTGGAAGCGATCACGAAAGCAGTTCGCGAGGAGTTCACCACCCGACAGCTTCCTTTGCCGGAGCTGTGGATTGAGCCGGGCCGCAGTATTGTTGGCGATGCCGGAACGACCCTTTATCAGATTGGCTCTCACAAGGAAATTCCGCAGCTGCGTAAATACGTAGCGGTCAATGGTGGGATGACGGATAATTTGCGACCTGCCTTGTATCAGGCACAGTACGAAGCGGCGATTGCCAATCGGATGAACGAGCAAAATGCTGAAACGGTCTCTATCGCAGGAAAATGTTGTGAAAGTGGGGACATGCTGATCCATGATATTGCTCTTCCTGTAGCAAAGGCGGGTGACATTCTGGCGGTTTCCAGTACTGGCGCGTACGGTTATGCGATGTCCAACAACTACAACCGGATTCCACGTCCAGCCGTTGTATTCGTTCACGAAGGCAATGCAGAGCTGGTAGTGAAACGTGAAACGTACGCGGATATCGTTAACCACGACTTGCTTCCCGCGGGCAGCAAAGTAACCAAATAA
- a CDS encoding spore germination protein has product MTTQQVEKKRLIVENLDENKTYLNHALGIGENFDIGLHEFTVGRTRVLLYYINGFASDNIITQVLRDLNDLRERDLPADVFEHLFHKYIPYFQLAKIATANEFIDKLLVGQVGLVIEGSEKAILIDAKIYPTRTPEEPDTERIVRGAHDGFTETLVINTVLTRRRIRDERLRFEIMQIGKRTKTDVAIAYLKGVANKELIATLKERLQNIDIDGIPMAEKTVEEFIIGKTLHPFPLVRYTERPDVAAVHLLEGHVLIYVDTSPSVMITPATYFHHVQHAEEYRQTPVVGAYLRWVRFLGIFVSVFLLPIWLLLAMNPSMVPDVLHFIGIKKTGSIPLLAQFLVAEIGLDLMRMAAIHTPSPLSIAIGLLAAILVGDVAIKVGLFAPEVILYLAVAAIGMYATPSYELSLANRLVRLFLLLMVGFFSTTGLMIGLLVVLVALASTRSLDTPYLWPFIPFNFKGFKDILIRMAVPMKNNRPSIVRSHDSTRQ; this is encoded by the coding sequence ATGACAACACAACAGGTGGAGAAAAAGCGACTGATTGTCGAAAACCTGGATGAAAATAAAACGTACCTCAACCATGCACTCGGCATCGGAGAAAACTTTGATATCGGACTTCATGAGTTTACGGTGGGACGAACGCGTGTACTACTGTACTACATCAATGGATTTGCCAGCGACAACATCATCACGCAAGTCCTGCGAGATTTGAATGATCTGAGAGAAAGAGATCTGCCTGCTGACGTTTTCGAACATCTGTTCCATAAATACATTCCTTATTTTCAACTGGCCAAAATCGCGACTGCCAATGAGTTTATTGACAAATTGCTGGTAGGGCAGGTCGGTCTGGTCATCGAGGGGTCGGAAAAAGCAATTTTGATTGATGCCAAGATTTATCCGACCCGCACGCCAGAGGAACCTGACACGGAGCGGATTGTTCGGGGGGCGCATGACGGCTTTACGGAAACACTAGTCATCAATACCGTCCTGACCCGGAGACGTATACGGGATGAACGCTTGCGATTTGAGATCATGCAAATCGGCAAACGGACAAAAACCGATGTGGCGATCGCTTATTTGAAAGGCGTCGCAAACAAGGAACTAATTGCAACCTTAAAGGAACGTTTGCAAAATATCGATATCGATGGCATTCCCATGGCAGAGAAGACGGTCGAGGAATTTATTATCGGAAAGACTCTTCACCCTTTTCCCTTGGTTCGCTATACGGAACGACCTGATGTCGCTGCCGTCCACCTTTTGGAAGGTCATGTTCTGATCTATGTAGATACCTCTCCCAGTGTCATGATCACGCCCGCAACATACTTTCATCACGTCCAGCACGCAGAGGAATACAGACAGACTCCCGTAGTTGGCGCATATCTGCGTTGGGTGCGGTTTTTGGGAATCTTTGTGTCTGTGTTTTTGCTGCCGATATGGCTCTTGCTTGCCATGAATCCTTCCATGGTCCCTGATGTGCTGCATTTTATTGGAATAAAGAAAACGGGGAGTATTCCACTGCTGGCACAGTTTTTGGTGGCCGAGATCGGTTTGGACCTGATGCGGATGGCCGCGATTCATACGCCTTCGCCGCTGTCCATTGCGATTGGTTTGCTGGCGGCGATCCTGGTCGGAGATGTCGCAATCAAGGTGGGGCTTTTTGCTCCCGAAGTGATTTTGTACCTGGCGGTAGCCGCGATCGGGATGTACGCAACCCCCAGCTACGAGCTGAGTCTGGCCAATCGGCTGGTGCGTCTTTTCCTGCTCCTGATGGTCGGCTTTTTCTCCACGACCGGTCTAATGATCGGGTTGTTGGTTGTCCTGGTTGCATTGGCGTCTACACGTTCGCTGGATACCCCGTACCTTTGGCCGTTTATTCCCTTCAATTTCAAGGGATTCAAGGATATCCTGATCCGGATGGCAGTGCCTATGAAAAACAATCGGCCCAGTATCGTTCGTTCGCACGACTCGACGCGTCAATAA
- a CDS encoding stage V sporulation protein AE, translating into MANRRRRVILITDGDHIAQRAVETVARQIGGRSISLSAGNPTPLSGPQMVELIKMTPQDPVLLMFDDNGDRGRGRGEQALEYVVHHPDIEVLGAIAVASNTKWVSGAVVKVSVDNRGRIVEEAVDKDGFAETDLENRIYGDTVDILGKLQVPHIIGIGDIGKMQGRDSLRNGCPITLAAVNWILERSGFHDNTTGGEKATDCRKPG; encoded by the coding sequence ATGGCAAATAGACGACGTCGCGTGATTCTCATTACAGATGGTGATCATATCGCCCAAAGAGCGGTTGAGACCGTAGCCAGACAGATCGGAGGACGCTCCATTTCGCTTTCTGCTGGCAATCCCACTCCGCTCAGCGGGCCTCAGATGGTGGAACTGATCAAAATGACTCCGCAAGATCCAGTCCTGTTGATGTTTGATGACAACGGGGATCGCGGACGCGGGAGAGGCGAGCAAGCATTGGAATACGTCGTCCATCATCCCGACATTGAGGTGCTGGGTGCCATTGCTGTTGCTTCTAATACAAAGTGGGTCAGCGGAGCCGTGGTGAAAGTCTCTGTAGATAATCGCGGCAGAATTGTCGAAGAGGCAGTGGACAAGGATGGCTTTGCGGAAACAGATCTGGAGAATCGCATCTATGGCGATACCGTCGATATTTTGGGCAAGCTTCAGGTCCCACACATCATCGGGATTGGCGACATCGGCAAAATGCAGGGAAGAGACAGCTTGCGCAATGGCTGCCCGATCACCTTGGCCGCAGTAAATTGGATACTGGAAAGGAGCGGGTTCCATGACAACACAACAGGTGGAGAAAAAGCGACTGATTGTCGAAAACCTGGATGA
- the spoVAE gene encoding stage V sporulation protein AE — MEYVIAFAVGGLICVVGQLLMDVAKLTPAHVMSTLVVTGVVLDFLGLYDKFIDFAGAGATVPITSFGHSLYHGAISEAEQHGLIGIVTGIFEVTSAGISAAIAFGFLASLVFKPRG, encoded by the coding sequence ATGGAATATGTGATTGCCTTTGCCGTTGGCGGGCTGATTTGTGTAGTGGGACAGCTTTTGATGGACGTCGCCAAGCTAACACCGGCCCATGTCATGAGTACGCTGGTCGTCACCGGAGTTGTCCTCGATTTTCTGGGTCTCTACGACAAATTTATTGATTTTGCCGGTGCGGGTGCCACTGTTCCCATTACCAGCTTTGGCCACTCTCTGTATCACGGAGCGATCTCGGAGGCAGAGCAACACGGCCTGATCGGAATCGTCACGGGCATTTTTGAAGTAACGAGTGCGGGCATCTCCGCTGCGATCGCCTTTGGCTTTCTGGCCTCTTTGGTTTTTAAACCAAGGGGGTGA
- the spoVAD gene encoding stage V sporulation protein AD produces MTNRSAECRIGRQTWHFPQDVRILSTATAVGPKEGEGPLGSLYDQIYNDMYAGQDSWEAAERRLLEDAVSIALEKAKLTSTDIDVIFAGDLLNQNITTSFAAEKLAIPLMGMYGACSTSMLTLANAASLVNAGYANKAVAACSSHNATAERQFRYPTEYGGQKPPSAQWTVTGAGAAVVGIGGQGPRITYATIGKVIDMGIKDPFDMGSAMAPAASSTLQAHFIDTGRSPQDYDLIVTGDLAAVGFPILKDLMKRDGYDMDRVYNDCGLMVYSPDQEVFAGGSGCASSAVVTYSHIVSQLNKGLLKKVLVCATGALLSPISYQQGHSIPCIAHAVALEGGVA; encoded by the coding sequence ATGACAAACCGTTCAGCAGAGTGCCGAATCGGTAGACAGACTTGGCACTTTCCACAAGATGTGCGGATTCTATCAACCGCCACTGCCGTTGGTCCAAAAGAAGGGGAAGGACCGCTCGGCAGCCTGTACGACCAAATCTATAACGATATGTACGCCGGTCAGGATTCCTGGGAGGCTGCTGAGAGGCGATTGCTCGAGGATGCGGTATCCATCGCCCTGGAGAAAGCAAAGCTTACAAGCACTGATATCGATGTGATATTTGCCGGCGATTTATTGAACCAAAATATCACCACCAGTTTTGCGGCCGAAAAGCTGGCGATTCCCTTGATGGGAATGTACGGAGCCTGCTCCACCTCGATGCTGACTTTGGCCAATGCAGCTTCGCTGGTGAACGCGGGATATGCCAACAAGGCAGTAGCAGCTTGCAGCAGCCACAATGCGACGGCTGAAAGACAGTTTCGATATCCGACGGAATACGGGGGGCAAAAACCGCCGTCAGCCCAGTGGACCGTTACGGGAGCCGGCGCAGCAGTCGTCGGGATTGGCGGGCAGGGCCCCAGAATCACGTACGCCACAATTGGGAAAGTCATCGATATGGGAATCAAAGATCCTTTTGATATGGGCTCGGCGATGGCTCCTGCCGCCTCCTCCACCCTGCAGGCGCATTTTATCGACACTGGCCGCAGTCCCCAGGATTACGATTTGATCGTGACGGGTGATTTGGCCGCGGTTGGATTTCCCATCTTGAAGGATCTGATGAAGCGGGATGGTTATGATATGGATCGAGTCTACAATGATTGCGGGCTGATGGTCTACTCACCTGATCAAGAGGTGTTTGCAGGCGGCAGCGGCTGTGCCAGCAGTGCCGTGGTTACCTACAGCCATATTGTCAGCCAGTTGAACAAAGGCTTGCTGAAAAAAGTACTGGTCTGTGCTACGGGGGCTTTGCTGAGTCCAATCAGTTACCAGCAAGGTCATTCGATTCCCTGCATCGCACACGCCGTCGCATTGGAAGGAGGAGTGGCTTGA
- the spoVAC gene encoding stage V sporulation protein AC, which yields MATKAKSKGSNQMTKQLYQQHAAKFQPKRNVLLNSFRAFWVGGTICLLGQILQNMYIHFFGFTEKTAGNPTVATLIFIAIVLTGLGIYDNIGQYAGAGSAVPVTGFANSIASSAIEHRSEGLVLGVGGNMFKLAGSVIVFGVVAAFIAGLLKTIWKMIV from the coding sequence ATGGCAACAAAAGCAAAATCAAAGGGATCGAACCAGATGACCAAGCAGCTCTACCAACAGCATGCAGCCAAATTCCAGCCAAAACGGAATGTCTTGCTCAATTCATTTCGAGCCTTTTGGGTTGGTGGAACAATTTGCTTGCTGGGTCAGATTCTGCAGAACATGTACATTCATTTCTTTGGCTTCACTGAAAAAACGGCGGGCAATCCAACTGTTGCCACGTTAATTTTCATTGCGATTGTGCTGACCGGCCTCGGGATTTATGACAATATCGGCCAGTATGCCGGTGCCGGTTCGGCTGTACCGGTAACAGGGTTCGCCAACTCGATCGCCTCTTCTGCGATCGAACACCGCAGCGAGGGACTAGTATTGGGGGTCGGAGGGAATATGTTCAAGCTGGCCGGCTCCGTGATCGTCTTTGGTGTGGTGGCTGCCTTTATCGCGGGTTTGCTGAAGACGATATGGAAGATGATTGTGTGA
- a CDS encoding stage V sporulation protein AB, which yields MNLWQMAVLMILGLGGGLAVGSGFVAFITVLDIIPRLAQLTNAHRHIRALEWALISGTLFFTMADFFHWVAKLPLVFTSVYGLLAGVFVGTLAAGLTEALNVFPILAKRMHMDSRLLSLLMAMVLGKIIGSLVQWCLKL from the coding sequence ATGAATTTGTGGCAAATGGCGGTACTCATGATCCTCGGACTGGGGGGAGGACTCGCTGTGGGCAGCGGGTTCGTTGCATTTATTACGGTTCTGGACATTATTCCCCGGCTTGCACAATTGACCAATGCACATCGGCATATCAGAGCACTGGAGTGGGCCTTAATCAGCGGAACACTCTTTTTTACCATGGCTGACTTTTTTCATTGGGTTGCCAAACTGCCCCTCGTTTTCACTTCCGTTTACGGTCTTCTGGCGGGGGTTTTTGTCGGTACACTGGCGGCTGGCTTGACGGAAGCCCTGAATGTCTTTCCGATTCTGGCAAAACGGATGCATATGGATTCTCGACTCCTTTCACTTCTGATGGCGATGGTGCTCGGAAAGATCATCGGGTCGCTGGTGCAATGGTGCCTGAAGCTGTAG
- a CDS encoding stage V sporulation protein AA, with the protein MNEPLFLKLRKRLEVKPGALITLGDICQLFWDGDREKALARMPVYQVKPTDGNLIVVDIMQVIKQIRSVYPEAALEVQGASHIIVEVLNSRKKANTMLVVLVWILLFVGAGLAIMNFHTDVSMGQVHQRIFYLITGQENKQPLWLQIPYSIGIGLGMILFFNHIFQKRINEEPSPLEVELFLYQQNLDQYYIQHENKENERSKP; encoded by the coding sequence ATGAACGAACCGCTGTTTCTCAAGCTGCGCAAGCGTCTGGAGGTCAAGCCAGGGGCGCTCATCACCTTGGGAGATATTTGTCAGCTCTTTTGGGACGGTGATCGGGAGAAGGCGTTGGCACGAATGCCGGTTTATCAGGTAAAGCCAACAGACGGCAATCTGATCGTCGTGGATATCATGCAGGTGATCAAACAGATTCGCAGTGTATATCCTGAAGCTGCCTTGGAAGTGCAGGGAGCCTCTCACATCATCGTCGAGGTGTTGAATTCGCGCAAAAAGGCAAACACCATGCTGGTTGTTCTGGTGTGGATTCTGCTGTTTGTCGGGGCGGGGCTCGCCATCATGAACTTCCATACCGATGTCAGTATGGGGCAGGTACATCAGCGCATCTTTTATTTGATCACAGGACAAGAAAATAAACAGCCGCTCTGGCTTCAAATCCCTTATTCCATCGGCATCGGACTAGGGATGATTCTGTTTTTTAACCATATTTTCCAAAAGCGGATCAACGAGGAACCCAGTCCCCTGGAGGTTGAGTTGTTCTTGTACCAGCAAAACCTGGATCAGTATTATATCCAGCATGAAAACAAGGAGAATGAGCGGTCCAAGCCATGA